The Polaromonas sp. SP1 DNA window CAAGATCACCTTCAACACCGCGCCCGAGCTGAAAAAGCGCATGGACGGCAACCCGGCGTTTGATGTGGTGATCGCGCCGCCCGCCGTCATCAGTGAATTTGCCGCGGCCAGCAAGCTGGCCGAAACCCGCGCCAACGTCGGCCGCGTCGGCATGGGCGTGGCGGTGCGTGACGGCGCACCGGCGCCCGACATTGCCAACGCCGACGCGCTCAAGCGCTCGGTGCTGGCGGCGGACTCGCTGGTCTTTAACCGCGCCTCCACCGGGCTCTACCTGGAAGGCCTGCTCAAGAAGATGGACGTCTACACGCAGGTCGAAGGCAAGACCACGCGCTACCCCGACGGCGCCGCGGTGATGGAGCACGTCATCAAAGGCAAGGGCCACGAGATCGGCTTCGGCGCCATCACTGAAATTTTGCTGTACCAGGGCAAGGGCCTGAAGTTTGTCGGCCCCGTGCCGGCCGAGGTGCAGAACTACACCTCTTACACCGCCGCACCGCTGGCCTCCGGCAAGCAGCAGGACGTGGCCCAGCA harbors:
- a CDS encoding substrate-binding domain-containing protein, coding for MKRIPFLAQVLACALAGAAAQAAELQVLSAGAIEPGLKAAVAAFEKQTPHTVKITFNTAPELKKRMDGNPAFDVVIAPPAVISEFAAASKLAETRANVGRVGMGVAVRDGAPAPDIANADALKRSVLAADSLVFNRASTGLYLEGLLKKMDVYTQVEGKTTRYPDGAAVMEHVIKGKGHEIGFGAITEILLYQGKGLKFVGPVPAEVQNYTSYTAAPLASGKQQDVAQQFVSFLSGPVGKPLFVAAGVTD